The following nucleotide sequence is from Pelodiscus sinensis isolate JC-2024 unplaced genomic scaffold, ASM4963464v1 ctg62, whole genome shotgun sequence.
CAGAGGCTCGAAGAACATGCAGGCACTGGGGTCCTTGTAGCGCTCCAGCAAGCCTGAGACAGTGGGGGCATGGAAGACACCTGGGTCATGGACATCAAAGCTGAAATTGTGGTTCCACTGCTCAACGCGGGCATGAAGTGAGCGGCCGTAGCGTCGGAAACTGACAGAAAAGAGATAGTCCTCTTGGGCTGAATCACGCAGCAGGAAGGTCCCATCTGGTTTCCCCTCCAGCAGGGCTTCTGCTTGGTAACGATCCATCACCCCCCAGTAGCAGGACAGCTGGGTTAGCTGCAGTAGATCTGGCACCAGGCAGTGAATGTAGTCGATCTGGGTGTGGATGCGGAGCTCCTGTTctggggctgccactgctgcctcctcctcttcctcctcttgctggggtgccagggtggcccGATTGTCCCCAGCCAGTTCATTCATGCCATGGGCCAGCTTGGGCCCCAGTTTGTAAAGCGGGTTGATTTGCGCTGTCACCTCGAAGGTGTGGATCAGGGCATCCGGGGGCGGCTCCACCCCCTGCTCAATGCTGATGCGTCTCCGTTCCCGCAACCGGTCATCCTCGtcctctgccagccctgccccaccacaggTCAGTCCTTCCTGTGCAGATACGGGTGCTGTGTGTTGCTTGATGAGGTTCCAC
It contains:
- the LOC102445534 gene encoding suppressor of cytokine signaling 5-like is translated as MSQAAEEPDRGARPKERPGEARGRRSGHRTKHLETPERAEPGRAGRSLRQRIKDAVGQCFPIKGHSRARSPEFSPSQRKIHLRELMLDTCPFPAGSELARKWNLIKQHTAPVSAQEGLTCGGAGLAEDEDDRLRERRRISIEQGVEPPPDALIHTFEVTAQINPLYKLGPKLAHGMNELAGDNRATLAPQQEEEEEEAAVAAPEQELRIHTQIDYIHCLVPDLLQLTQLSCYWGVMDRYQAEALLEGKPDGTFLLRDSAQEDYLFSVSFRRYGRSLHARVEQWNHNFSFDVHDPGVFHAPTVSGLLERYKDPSACMFFEPLLSHPVCRPFPFALQHLCRSVVTGCTSYDGISHLPIPRALQEYLKEYHYKQKVRVRRLDAHWN